One window of Thermocoleostomius sinensis A174 genomic DNA carries:
- a CDS encoding sensor histidine kinase has protein sequence MLSASQPRTSRILAVDDVPDNLYLIEAILEDEGYEVILAEDGPSALSHLHRSPFDLVLLDIMMPGMDGYEVTRRIRQNQTLPFIPILLITAHEQSSVVEGLDGGADDFIRKPFDTEELLARVRSLLRLKHSIDEREAMSRQREDFVSRLTHDLRTPLVAADRMLNLFMQETFCPISSDMKEAIGAMIRSNQNLLQMVNTLLEVYRHEAGQKKLTFAPCNLREIIEEIIEELQPLAAEKGVALTADFSKWDAQSGIQSGDTTIDTIEVMGDRLELRRVVVNLLGNAIKFTEQGHITIRVFEAPSSAESASPSPNRWITIEVEDTGSGISPDDQAIIFERFRKGNHKRADSGLGLYLSRCIVEAHGGTIGAVSELGKGSTFTVKLPLHD, from the coding sequence ATGCTTTCTGCTTCCCAACCTAGAACGAGTCGAATTCTCGCTGTTGATGATGTACCAGATAACCTCTATCTGATCGAAGCGATTCTAGAAGATGAAGGATATGAGGTGATTTTGGCAGAAGATGGGCCCTCTGCATTATCTCACTTGCATCGATCGCCGTTTGATTTGGTATTACTGGATATCATGATGCCTGGTATGGATGGCTATGAAGTAACTCGCCGTATCCGCCAAAATCAGACCCTTCCCTTTATTCCTATTTTGTTAATTACGGCTCATGAACAATCCAGCGTAGTAGAAGGGCTAGATGGAGGAGCCGATGATTTTATTCGCAAGCCATTTGACACAGAAGAGTTGTTAGCTCGGGTTCGATCGCTGCTGCGCTTGAAGCATAGCATTGACGAACGAGAAGCCATGAGTCGGCAACGCGAGGATTTTGTCTCTCGCCTGACTCACGATCTTAGAACGCCACTGGTGGCGGCCGATCGGATGCTCAACCTGTTTATGCAAGAAACGTTTTGCCCAATTTCATCAGATATGAAAGAGGCGATCGGCGCGATGATTCGCAGTAATCAAAACCTCTTACAAATGGTAAATACCCTGCTGGAAGTTTATCGCCACGAAGCAGGACAAAAAAAATTGACGTTTGCCCCCTGCAATTTACGTGAAATCATTGAGGAGATCATTGAAGAACTTCAGCCGCTTGCCGCAGAAAAGGGAGTCGCTTTAACGGCTGATTTTTCCAAATGGGATGCTCAGTCTGGAATTCAGTCCGGCGACACTACGATTGATACGATTGAAGTGATGGGCGATCGACTAGAACTCCGACGGGTTGTCGTCAATTTGTTGGGGAATGCGATTAAGTTTACCGAACAAGGTCACATTACTATTCGAGTGTTTGAAGCCCCATCGTCTGCTGAATCTGCTTCTCCATCGCCCAACCGTTGGATCACGATCGAGGTGGAAGATACTGGCTCAGGCATCTCACCGGATGATCAAGCTATTATCTTCGAGCGGTTCCGCAAAGGGAATCATAAACGCGCCGACAGTGGATTGGGGCTTTACCTGTCTCGTTGCATTGTGGAAGCCCATGGTGGCACGATCGGTGCGGTCTCAGAGTTAGGCAAAGGCAGCACATTTACTGTGAAGTTGCCGCTGCACGATTAA